In Camelus ferus isolate YT-003-E chromosome 10, BCGSAC_Cfer_1.0, whole genome shotgun sequence, the following proteins share a genomic window:
- the RAB30 gene encoding ras-related protein Rab-30 — MSMEDYDFLFKIVLIGNAGVGKTCLVRRFTQGLFPPGQGATIGVDFMIKTVEINGEKVKLQIWDTAGQERFRSITQSYYRSANALILTYDITCEESFRCLPEWLREIEQYASNKVITVLVGNKIDLAERREVSQQRAEEFSEAQDMYYLETSAKESDNVEKLFLDLACRLISEARQNTLVNNVSSPLPGEGKSISYLTCCNFN, encoded by the exons ATGAGTATGGAAGATTATGATTTcctgtttaaaattgttttaatcgGCAATGCTGGTGTGGGGAAGACGTGCCTAGTCCGCCGATTCACTCAG GGTCTTTTCCCCCCTGGACAAGGAGCCACAATTGGAGTTGATTTTATGATTAAGACAGTGGAGATAAATGGTGAAAAAGTGAAG CTTCAGATCTGGGACACAGCAGGTCAAGAGAGATTTCGGTCCATCACCCAGAGTTATTACCGGAGCGCCAATGCCTTGATCCTCACCTATGACATAACCTGTGAGGAATCCTTCCGTTGCCTTCCTGAGTGGCTGCGGGAGATAGAACAATATGCTAGCAACAAGGTCATCACTGTGCTAGTGG GCAACAAGATTGATCTGGCTGAAAGGAGAGAGGTCTCCCAGCAGAGAGCTGAAGAATTCTCAGAAGCTCAGGACATGTATTATCTGGAGACCTCAGCCAAGGAATCAGATAACGTGGAGAAACTCTTCCTTGACTTAGCGTGCCGCCTCATCAGTGAAGCCAGGCAGAACACGCTGGTGAACAATGTATCGTCACCCTTACCTGGAGAAGGCAAAAGCATCAGCTATTTGACTTGTTGTAATTTCAACTAA